The region GGGAGGAGGGAACCGGGCGCGAGTTGATGTGGATGCCGCCGGACACACTGCGCGCCGCCATTCGCCGCTACCTCACGACCGGTGTCGACTTCCTCAAGTTCGGCGGGAGCGGGCACGTGGAGATGTCGTTCGTCTCGTTCTCGGAGCGGCAGCAACGGGCGATCGTCGAGGAGGGACACAAGGCGGGGAAGGTGGTGCAGGCGCACGTCACGTCGCCGGAGAGCATCGACATGGCCGTGGACGCGGGGGTCGACATTCTCACCCACGGCGACATCTCCGGGTCCGCCTTCACCATCCCGCAGGAAACGCTCGACAAGATCGCGCAGCGTGGCACCTACGTCTCGTCGCTCGCCATCACCGCGCGTTCGCTCGACGCGCTGCGCACGTCGGCCCCCAACGGCGTCCTCACACCCTACATGGTGCTTGCGTCCCAGAACGTGCATCAGATGGTCAAGCGCGGGGTAAAGCTCCTTGTCTCCACCGACGCCGGCGTCGAGGACCCCGTGCGGCTGGCGGAGTCGCCGACGCTGGCAGCCGATACGATCGATGCGCGCGTGAAGCTCGGCGAGGGGCACTTCAACGCCCTTCTCGCCTTCGAGGAGGCCGGGATGGCGCCGATGGAGATCCTCCGCTCGGCTACCGCCAATGTTGCCACCGCCTATCGACTGGACCGCGACATCGGGACGCTCGAAGCCGGGAAGATCGCCGACCTCGTCATTCTCGACGCCGATCCTCTGGCCAGCGCGCGAAACTACCGACGCATTGCCGCCGTCATCAAGGACGGCAGGGTGGTCGACCTCGCCCGGCTCCCGGAAAAACCGATCGTCAGTGCGAAGCGCGTGGTGAAGTAGCCGCTCACTTCGCGCGGTACGTGTCTCGCCCTCCCATCACGGTGAGCACGGGCCTGGTCCTGAGCAGCGCCGTGGGCGCCACGCCGATGATTTCCTCCGAGAGCACCACGAAATCGGCGAGCATTCCCTCGCGCAGCACGCCGATGTCCTGCTCGCGGAAGGCGGCGTACGCCGAGCCGGCGGTGTAGTGCCGCAGCGCCGCTTCGAGCGTGAGGCGGTGCTCGGGAAACCACCCGCCGGCCGGCGTCCCGTCGGGGTTCTGGCGCGTGACCGCGATCCAGGTGCCTAACAAGGGATCCATCGGGAAGACGGGATAGTCGCTCCCGAACGCCTGCCGGGTCCCGGCGTCGTCCAGGTCCTTGAACGGCATCGCGTGCTGCGCGCGCGCCGGCCCCAGGAGGGGGACGTAGTTCTCCAGCGTCGTCTTGTCGGGCGTGGCGAAGATGGCTTGCGTGGAGGCGATGACTCCCAGGCGGCCAAAGCGCGGAATGTCGCTCGGGTCGGGAACCTCGAGATGCTCGATGCGGTGCCGGTGGTCGCGCGCCCCGTTGCGCCTGGCCGCCACCTCGAAGGCGTCCAGTGCCATCCGGATCGCCCGGTCGCCAATGGCGTGCAGCTCCACCTGGATCCCGGCGCTGTCATAGCGCGCGACGGTCGTGTTGAGTTCCTCCGCGCTCCAGCGCGGGAGCCCCGAGCCCTCGCCAATCGCATACGGGGCCAGCATCGCCGCCGTCCCTGCATCGACCGTCCCGTCCAGCATCCCCTTGGCGATCCCGGTGCGCAGGAGTGGCCCCGACCAGCGCGCGCCTAACGCCTTCCACGCCCGGAACGCCGAGTCGCCGGCGTCCTTGCGGAACGGGAGGGCAATGCGCCAGCGCACGAGCATCGAGTCGTCGGCGAGCGCCCGCTCGAAGGCGCTCGACTCGACCGAGTCGGGTGCACTCGCCAGTTGCAATGCGGTAAGCCCCTTCGACGCGGCGCGGTGCATCTCCTCGCGCATCGCCGCGTACACCTCGTCGGCCGTGGGATCAGGGAGGTGCCGGCGCACCAGCGCGCTCGCCGTCTCCTGCAGCAGGCCGGTGGGCCTGCCATCGGCGTCGCGGATGATCGCACCCCCCGCCGGTTCCGGTGTCTCCACGCCCACGCCGGCGAGCGAGAGGGCGCGCTGGTTGGCCAGCACCTGGTGCCCATCGCGGTCGGTGAGCAACACCGCGCGATCGGCAAAGGCGCTGTCCAGGTATCGACGGTGCGCGGTATTGCGCGGGAACATGTCCGGCGTCCACCCGCGCCCCGTGATCCACGCCTCAGGCGGGAGCGTGCGCGCGAACGATTGCAGCCGGCGGACGATCTCCGCGGGATCGCTGGCGTTCACCAGGTCGGCACTGCGGCGCGTGGGCAGGTGCCAGTGCGCGTCGTGGAACCCCGGGATCATCCGGCGACCGCCCAGGTCCTCCATGCGCGCCGCACTCCCGGCCATCGCGCGCACCGCCGAATCGCTCCCGACGGCGATGATGCGATCGCCGCGAAGGGCGAGCGCGG is a window of Gemmatimonadaceae bacterium DNA encoding:
- a CDS encoding amidohydrolase family protein, with translation MNALTRLTAAATAASSLLLVAPHASAQPRPSAPTLAITGATVIDATGRAPIADGTVLIRDGRIAAVGAAAQVSIPAGATRIDGRGKYVIPGLMDANLHLYLNADLESLIRYEDRYHEIVLEGAQIALKAGMTTVFDTWGPRAAIARARDMINAGQAPGSRIYFAGNIIGFSGPLGPDFFGAAAATVTKQFARQVNSTWEEGTGRELMWMPPDTLRAAIRRYLTTGVDFLKFGGSGHVEMSFVSFSERQQRAIVEEGHKAGKVVQAHVTSPESIDMAVDAGVDILTHGDISGSAFTIPQETLDKIAQRGTYVSSLAITARSLDALRTSAPNGVLTPYMVLASQNVHQMVKRGVKLLVSTDAGVEDPVRLAESPTLAADTIDARVKLGEGHFNALLAFEEAGMAPMEILRSATANVATAYRLDRDIGTLEAGKIADLVILDADPLASARNYRRIAAVIKDGRVVDLARLPEKPIVSAKRVVK
- a CDS encoding amidohydrolase, with product MRGQARARWRSRAGRSVALLLLAACRPAEQPAADRIFVNARIWTGDSARPEATALALRGDRIIAVGSDSAVRAMAGSAARMEDLGGRRMIPGFHDAHWHLPTRRSADLVNASDPAEIVRRLQSFARTLPPEAWITGRGWTPDMFPRNTAHRRYLDSAFADRAVLLTDRDGHQVLANQRALSLAGVGVETPEPAGGAIIRDADGRPTGLLQETASALVRRHLPDPTADEVYAAMREEMHRAASKGLTALQLASAPDSVESSAFERALADDSMLVRWRIALPFRKDAGDSAFRAWKALGARWSGPLLRTGIAKGMLDGTVDAGTAAMLAPYAIGEGSGLPRWSAEELNTTVARYDSAGIQVELHAIGDRAIRMALDAFEVAARRNGARDHRHRIEHLEVPDPSDIPRFGRLGVIASTQAIFATPDKTTLENYVPLLGPARAQHAMPFKDLDDAGTRQAFGSDYPVFPMDPLLGTWIAVTRQNPDGTPAGGWFPEHRLTLEAALRHYTAGSAYAAFREQDIGVLREGMLADFVVLSEEIIGVAPTALLRTRPVLTVMGGRDTYRAK